The following are encoded in a window of Platichthys flesus chromosome 11, fPlaFle2.1, whole genome shotgun sequence genomic DNA:
- the LOC133964920 gene encoding matrilin-2-like gives MRILALGLVCLFCCNAVRVERRRPGSIMSRRKNETDVQTKAAQNPCKAIPLDFVFVIDSSRSIRPNDYEKVKTFIINVIQFFTIGPDATRVGLLQYGSVVQPEFSLNNYTNKAEVEQAVRNMEHLASGTMTGLAIQYTMETAFTEEEGARPANLHIPRIAMIVTDGRPQDTVEEPAAQARQVGIQIFAIGVGRVDMNTLKAIGSEPHSEHVHLVANFSQIETLISVFQSKLCGVSEMCEVLDHRCQHFCVSSPASYRCQCREGFILNPDGKTCTEIDYCADGTHGCEQEFINTNDSCVCKCRKGYILNPDGKTCKNTYHCANGKHGCEHDFMNTEDSCVCKCREGYTLRPDGKTCQSLDLCQTVDHGCEHQCVSTTDSYVCRCFEGYILAEDGKSCKKPECGHGVMDLVFVIDGSKSLGPANFELVKHFVNGIVDSLDISKTGTHVGLLQYSTKVRTQFTLGQYTRAQDVKQAVARMQYMGRGSMTGSALRHMFEFSFSVKEGARPNTPRVTVVVTDGRSQDDVSEWATKAKNSGITMYALGVGKAIEPELREIASEPDEKHLYYAEDFEKMGEIKKKLKSRICKDKPADENMCQCENVIMFQNQVTEKLKNLFQNIETMSKKLEKLENQVVHK, from the exons ATGAGGATCCTGGCCCTCGGCCTCGTCTGCCTGTTTTGTTGTAATGCAGTTCGGGTTGAAAGGCGTCGTCCCGGCTCAATCATGTCCAGAAGGAAGAATGAGACTGATGTCCAAACCAAAGCAGCAC AGAACCCTTGCAAGGCCATCCCACTGGATTTTGTCTTTGTCATCGACAGCTCCAGAAGCATCCGTCCCAATGACTATGAGAAGGTAAAAACCTTCATCATCAACGTGATTCAGTTCTTCACGATTGGCCCTGATGCGACACGGGTTGGTCTGCTCCAGTATGGCAGCGTGGTCCAGCCTGAGTTCTCCCTCAACAACTACACCAATAAGGCAGAAGTGGAGCAGGCAGTGAGGAACATGGAGCACCTTGCCTCAGGGACCATGACCGGTCTGGCCATTCAGTACACCATGGAGACTGCCttcacagaggaagagggagcaCGGCCGGCAAACCTGCACATCCCACGAATTGCTATGATTGTGACTGATGGGAGGCCACAGGACACGGTAGAGGAGCCTGCAGCTCAGGCGAGGCAGGTTGGCATCCAGATCTTTGCTATCGGAGTGGGCAGGGTGGATATGAACACCCTGAAGGCCATAGGGAGCGAGCCTCACTCTGAGCATGTTCACCTGGTGGCCAACTTCAGCCAGATAGAAACCCTCATCTCTGTGTTCCAGTCCAAACTGTGTGGAG TTTCGGAGATGTGTGAGGTTTTGGACCATCGGTGCCAACATTTCTGTGTGAGCAGCCCTGCTTCGTACCGGTGCCAGTGCAGGGAAGGGTTCATCCTAAACCCTGATGGAAAGACATGTACAG AAATTGATTACTGTGCTGACGGCACCCATGGCTGTGAGCAGGAGTTTATTAACACCAACGACtcctgtgtgtgtaaatgcagaAAAGGCTACATACTCAACCCTGACGGAAAAACTTGCAAGA ATACTTATCACTGTGCTAATGGGAAACATGGCTGTGAGCACGACTTCATGAACACTGAggattcatgtgtgtgtaaatgcagaGAAGGATACACACTGCGACCTGATGGcaaaacatgtcaga GTCTGGATCTATGTCAGACTGTGGACCATGGCTGTGAACATCAGTGTGTCAGCACCACTGATTCTTACGTCTGCAGATGTTTTGAAGGATATATCTTGGCTGAGGATGGGAAGAGCTGCAAAA AGCCAGAGTGTGGCCATGGAGTCATGGATCTGGTTTTTGTGATCGATGGCTCGAAGAGTCTGGGCCCTGCCAACTTTGAGCTTGTGAAACACTTTGTAAACGGCATTGTGGACTCGCTGGACATTTCCAAGACAGGTACACACGTCGGCCTTCTTCAGTATTCCACCAAAGTCAGGACCCAGTTCACCCTGGGCCAGTACACCAGAGCGCAGGACGTCAAACAGGCTGTGGCCCGGATGCAGTACATGGGGAGAGGTTCTATGACGGGCTCAGCCTTACGTCACATGTTTGAGTTTAGCTTTTCAGTCAAAGAGGGTGCCAGGCCAAACACTCCACGTGTCACTGTTGTGGTCACTGATGGGAGATCCCAGGATGATGTCTCTGAATGGGCGACTAAAGCAAAGAACTCTG GGATCACCATGTATGCCTTGGGTGTTGGGAAAGCCATTGAGCCGGAGCTGAGAGAAATAGCCTCCGAGCCTGATGAAAAGCATCTTTACTATGCAGAGGATTTTGAAAAGATGggagaaattaaaaagaagCTCAAATCCAGGATATgtaaag